The Flavobacteriales bacterium genome contains the following window.
AACCTTAATACTTTCGGTATTGGTAATAACTCTTCCTTTATAGCTATCCATAGAAAGCAGTGCTTTTTGACTAAAACCTTCTTTAAGATCGATCTTACTCAAGAGCTCTGTTTGAACTTCCGTGATAGTATCTAACATGCTTTTTGCTCCTGTAATTTCAACCATACTTGGCTCTAATGCTATATCTCCATACACTTGATATTGCGTTAAAAAGTTAAAGTCTTTCATTAATTTCACCTTAACCATCTTCTTTCTTTTTCTATCAAAATCAAAATGAAGCGTGTCTGGATTAATATCAATCACCTCAACCTTACCTTTGATTTGCTCCTCCAGATCACTTCGAATATCATCTGTCAATAAAAACCGGTGACTATATTGACTAATTCGTCTCTCCTTTAGGTCTTCTATTTTAACTACGATAGGTTCGTGATCAGAAAAGTATTTATAACTCATCAAGTTAAAACCACGTGATCTAACATGAAGCACCAGCTCGTCCGGCAGATCATTCATTAACACCAACCCTTTTTCTTCATTTTGGTATTCGACAGGGAAAGATACTGAAGCTGTATATGTCTCAGACAAAGCCATCAAATACCAAAAAAAAGAAGAAATTCCAAGACATAGCATAAATGTCCATATCCTAGAATTTATTTTTTTTCCTCTAAATATATTTGACAACCTCGATAGCATACTTGTGTATCTATGAATTCAAACGAACGGGAGAAATTACAAAGATGATCGATAAACTATTTTTTCTCTTCTATCTCAGCAATTTTATCCATTGAAATCGCCGATTTTTCAATCTTTAATTTAATGCCTCCTTCAACAGTAATTAATACAGTAGTGTCTGCATCTTTTACTTCAGCTACCTTCCCATGGATTCCTCCAATCGTTACAATCTTATCTCCTTTTGCTAAAGACTCTCTAAATTTCTTTTGATCCTTTTGTTTCTTTTGTTGTGGTCTAATCATGAAGAAGTAGAATACTACTACTATTAAACCCATCATCATAAAAAACTCTGGTCCACTTTGACCACCGTCTCCTCCTGCCATTAAAATTATTTCCTTAAACATATTTTTATTTTTTTGGTGCTACTACCATACCCGATAATGCTACAACAGATGTACCTGGTAAAGTATTCGCTGAAATTGTTATTGTTTTATGCTGCTTTCCATCTTTGTTCTTGCTATCAAAAACAACCTCTATAGCAGATTCTTCTCCTGGAGCAATCGGTTCTTGTGGCCATTCGGGAACAGTACAACCACAACTCCCTTTAGCTATTGAAATAACCAAATCCGATCTACCCGTGTTTTTAAATTTATAAGAATGCGTTATAACTTCACCTTGAACTATTGTTCCAAAGTCATATATCTCTTCAAAAAACTCTATTACAGGTACATTTTCGTTTTCCTCTTCGCCTGATGCCGTGGCAGGGTTATTTATTACATCCGAACTAATTCCTTCAGTAGCCTCGCTTCCACAAGATGAAACCAATACTATTAACCCAAAACAAAAACTTAATAAACTCTTACTCATACTTACTTGTTTAGTCGTCTAAATTAATTATTTAAACCCTATTATTTAATCAACCCTCTTCCCGTCTTTTTAATCTTTTTAGCCTTGTCCAATTCACCAATCACATTATCGAGTATTCCGTTTATAAATGCCCCGCTTTTTGGCGTACTATACTTCTTCGCAATTTCTATGTATTCGTTGATGGAAACTTTAATAGGAATAGATGCAAAATGCAAAACTTCGCTTATTGCCATCTTCATTAACAGATTATCTAAAAAGGCAATTCTATCTTCATCCCAGTTTTGTGTTTTGCCAACCAACATTTTC
Protein-coding sequences here:
- a CDS encoding DUF1573 domain-containing protein, coding for MSKSLLSFCFGLIVLVSSCGSEATEGISSDVINNPATASGEEENENVPVIEFFEEIYDFGTIVQGEVITHSYKFKNTGRSDLVISIAKGSCGCTVPEWPQEPIAPGEESAIEVVFDSKNKDGKQHKTITISANTLPGTSVVALSGMVVAPKK
- the yajC gene encoding preprotein translocase subunit YajC gives rise to the protein MFKEIILMAGGDGGQSGPEFFMMMGLIVVVFYFFMIRPQQKKQKDQKKFRESLAKGDKIVTIGGIHGKVAEVKDADTTVLITVEGGIKLKIEKSAISMDKIAEIEEKK